One segment of Bacillales bacterium DNA contains the following:
- a CDS encoding DUF6612 family protein, with translation MKRIFMWAAVTAFIIVLSACGQQLSKEEIVNQAASKDFNSFKAAVKMNMHIEANGQQLDQSMNFAMKYKKDPFLTQLTMHTIEGDLEMYFNQDYAYIMNPETDQWVKTSIADVEELEALTDPKAMEQDLERINQFTDVFEFERTEEGYKLHTAIDEASSEQQLSLVKDVLKDAMKENNEEGQFTIEKVNQFDYTVQLDKDLYLKKASVKMDVSVTVDGKPVKFDVQVDADYDKINQMESLSLPEEVKQNAKEL, from the coding sequence ATGAAAAGAATATTTATGTGGGCTGCGGTGACCGCGTTCATTATCGTATTGAGCGCTTGCGGTCAGCAGCTTTCGAAAGAAGAAATCGTTAACCAGGCGGCATCGAAGGATTTCAACAGCTTCAAAGCGGCCGTGAAGATGAACATGCACATTGAAGCCAATGGTCAACAACTGGATCAATCGATGAATTTTGCGATGAAATACAAGAAAGATCCGTTTCTCACACAGTTGACGATGCACACCATCGAAGGCGATCTTGAAATGTATTTCAACCAAGACTATGCCTACATTATGAATCCGGAAACCGATCAATGGGTGAAGACGAGTATCGCCGATGTCGAAGAACTCGAAGCGCTTACGGATCCAAAAGCGATGGAACAGGATCTCGAAAGGATCAACCAATTCACTGACGTATTTGAATTTGAGCGGACTGAAGAAGGATACAAGCTGCACACGGCCATTGACGAAGCCTCTTCCGAACAACAATTGTCGTTGGTAAAAGATGTTTTGAAAGATGCGATGAAAGAAAACAACGAAGAGGGGCAGTTTACGATTGAAAAAGTGAATCAATTTGATTACACCGTGCAGCTTGACAAGGATTTGTATTTGAAAAAGGCTTCCGTAAAAATGGATGTTTCTGTCACGGTGGATGGAAAACCGGTAAAGTTCGATGTTCAAGTCGATGCCGATTACGACAAGATCAATCAGATGGAATCCCTCTCCCTTCCGGAAGAAGTTAAGCAAAACGCAAAAGAACTGTAA